A genomic stretch from Acinonyx jubatus isolate Ajub_Pintada_27869175 chromosome E2, VMU_Ajub_asm_v1.0, whole genome shotgun sequence includes:
- the AP2A1 gene encoding AP-2 complex subunit alpha-1 isoform X2: MPAVSKGDGMRGLAVFISDIRNCKSKEAEIKRINKELANIRSKFKGDKALDGYSKKKYVCKLLFIFLLGHDIDFGHMEAVNLLSSNKYTEKQIGYLFISVLVNSNSELIRLINNAIKNDLASRNPTFMCLALHCIANVGSREMGEAFAADIPRILVAGDSMDSVKQSAALCLLRLYKASPDLVPMGEWTARVVHLLNDQHMGVVTAAVSLITCLCKKNPDDFKTCISLAVSRLSRIVSSASTDLQDYTYYFVPAPWLSVKLLRLLQCYPPPEDAAVKGRLVECLETVLNKAQEPPKSKKVQHSNAKNAILFETISLIIHYDSEPNLLVRACNQLGQFLQHRETNLRYLALESMCTLASSEFSHEAVKTHIDTVINALKTERDVSVRQRAADLLYAMCDRSNAKQIVSEMLRYLETADYAIREEIVLKVAILAEKYAVDYSWYVDTILNLIRIAGDYVSEEVWYRVLQIVTNRDDVQGYAAKTVFEALQAPACHENMVKVGGYILGEFGNLIAGDPRSSPPVQFSLLHSKFHLCSVATRALLLSTYIKFINLFPETKATIQGVLRAGSQLRNADVELQQRAVEYLTLSSVASTDVLATVLEEMPPFPERESSILAKLKRKKGPGAGSALDDGRRDPSSNDVNGGVEPTPSTVSTPSPSADLLGLRAAPPPAAPPATSGAGNLLVDVFSDGPAAQPSLGPTPEEAFLSPGPEDIGPPIPEADELLNKFVCKNNGVLFENQLLQIGVKSEFRQNLGRMYLFYGNKTSVQFQNFSPTVVHPGDLQTQLAVQTKRVAAQVDGGAQVQQVLNIECLRDFLTPPLLSVRFRYGGAPQSLTLKLPVTINKFFQPTEMAAQDFFQRWKQLSLPQQEAQKIFKANHPMDAEVTKAKLLGFGSALLDNVDPNPENFVGAGIIQTKALQVGCLLRLEPNAQAQMYRLTLRTSKEPVSRHLCELLAQQF; this comes from the exons ATGCCGGCCGTCTCCAAGGGCGATGGGATGCGGGGGCTCGCGGTGTTCATCTCCGACATCCGGAACT gTAAGAGCAAGGAGGCAGAGATTAAGAGAATCAATAAGGAACTGGCCAATATCCGCTCTAAGTTCAAAG GGGACAAAGCCTTGGACGGCTACAGTAAGAAAAAGTATGTGTGTAAACTGCTGTTCATCTTCCTGCTGGGGCACGACATTGACTTTGGGCACATGGAAGCTGTGAACCTGCTCAGCTCCAACAAGTACACGGAGAAGCAAATA GGTTACCTGTTCATCTCGGTTCTGGTGAACTCAAACTCCGAGCTGATCCGGCTCATCAATAACGCCATCAAGAATGACCTGGCCAGCCGTAACCCGACCTTCATGTGCCTGGCCCTGCATTGCATCGCCAACGTGGGCAGCCGTGAGATGGGCGAGGCCTTTGCCGCTGACATCCCACGCATCCTGGTGGCTGG GGACAGCATGGACAGCGTGAAACAGAGCGCGGCCCTGTGCCTGCTGCGACTCTACAAGGCCTCGCCTGACTTAGTGCCCATGGGCGAGTGGACGGCCCGCGTGGTGCACCTGCTCAACGACCAGCACATG GGTGTGGTCACGGCTGCTGTCAGCCTCATCACCTGTCTCTGCAAGAAGAACCCGGACGACTTTAAGACCTGCATCTCCCTGGCCGTGTCTCGCCTGAGCCGG ATCGTCTCCTCGGCCTCCACCGACCTCCAGGACTATACCTACTACTTCGTCCCGGCGCCCTGGCTCTCGGTGAAGCTTCTGCGTCTGCTGCAGTGCTACCCACCGCCAG AGGATGCTGCCGTGAAGGGACGGCTGGTGGAGTGTCTGGAGACCGTGCTCAACAAGGCCCAGGAGCCGCCCAAGTCCAAGAAGGTCCAGCACTCCAACGCCAAGAACGCCATCCTCTTCGAGACCATTAGCCTCATCATCCACTACGACAG TGAGCCCAACCTCCTGGTGCGAGCCTGCAACCAGCTGGGCCAGTTCCTGCAGCACCGGGAGACCAACCTCCGCTACCTGGCCCTGGAGAGCATGTGCACGCTGGCCAGCTCCGAGTTCTCCCACGAGGCGGTCAAGACCCACATCGACACGGTCATCAATGCCCTCAAG ACGGAGCGGGACGTCAGTGTGCGACAACGGGCGGCCGACCTCCTCTATGCCATGTGCGACCGGAGCAACGCCAAGCAGATCGTGTCGGAGATGCTTCGGTACCTGGAGACGGCCGACTACGCCATCCGCGAAGAGATC GTCCTGAAGGTGGCCATCCTGGCGGAGAAGTACGCAGTAGACTACAGCTGGTACGTGGACACCATCCTCAACCTCATCCGCATCGCGGGCGACTACGTGAGTGAGGAGGTGTGGTACCGCGTGCTGCAGATCGTCACCAACCGCGATGACGTCCAGGGCTACGCGGCCAAGACCGTCTTTGAG GCGCTCCAGGCCCCAGCCTGCCACGAGAACATGGTGAAGGTCGGCGGCTACATCCTCGGGGAGTTTGGGAATCTGATTGCTGGGGACCCCCGCTCCAG CCCCCCGGTGCAGTTCTCTCTGCTGCACTCCAAGTTCCACCTGTGCAGCGTGGCCACGCGGGCCCTGCTGCTGTCCACCTACATCAAGTTCATCAACCTCTTCCCGGAGACCAAGGCCACCATCCAGGGCGTTCTGCGGGCGGGCTCCCAGCTGCGCAACGCTGACGTGGAGCTGCAGCAGCGCGCCGTCGAGTACCTCACGCTCAGCTCGGTGGCCAGCACGGACGTCCTG GCCACGGTGCTGGAGGAGATGCCGCCCTTCCCCGAGCGCGAGTCATCCATCCTGGCCAAGCTGAAACGCAAGAAGGGCCCCGGGGCCGGCAGCGCCCTGGATGATGGCAGGAGGGACCCCAGCAGCAATGACGTCAACGGGGGCGTGGAGCCCACCCCTAGCACTGTG TCAACGCCCTCGCCCTCCGCCGACCTCCTGGGGCTgcgggcagcccctcccccagccgcaCCCCCAGCGACCTCGGGTGCAGGGAACCTCCTGGTGGACGTCTTCTCCGACGGCCCggctgcccagcccagcctggggcccaCGCCCGAGGAGGCCTTCCTCAG CCCAGGTCCTGAGGACATCGGCCCGCCCATCCCAGAAGCGGATGAGCTGCTGAATAA GTTCGTGTGCAAGAACAATGGGGTCCTGTTTGAGAACCAGCTGCTGCAGATTGGAGTCAAGTCCGAGTTCCGGCAGAACTTGG GCCGCATGTATCTGTTCTATGGCAACAAGACATCTGTGCAGTTCCAGAACTTCTCGCCCACTGTCGTCCACCCCGGCGACCTCCAGACT CAGCTGGCGGTGCAGACCAAGCGCGTGGCCGCGCAGGTGGACGGCGGGGCGCAGGTGCAGCAGGTGCTCAACATCGAGTGTCTGCGGGACTTCCTGACGCCCCCGCTCCTATCCGTGCGCTTCCG GTACGGGGGCGCCCCCCAGTCCCTCACCCTGAAGCTCCCCGTGACCATCAACAAGTTCTTCCAGCCCACAGAGATGGCGGCCCAGGACTTCTTCCAGCGCTGGAAGCAGCTGAGCCT
- the AP2A1 gene encoding AP-2 complex subunit alpha-1 isoform X1, with amino-acid sequence MPAVSKGDGMRGLAVFISDIRNCKSKEAEIKRINKELANIRSKFKGDKALDGYSKKKYVCKLLFIFLLGHDIDFGHMEAVNLLSSNKYTEKQIGYLFISVLVNSNSELIRLINNAIKNDLASRNPTFMCLALHCIANVGSREMGEAFAADIPRILVAGDSMDSVKQSAALCLLRLYKASPDLVPMGEWTARVVHLLNDQHMGVVTAAVSLITCLCKKNPDDFKTCISLAVSRLSRIVSSASTDLQDYTYYFVPAPWLSVKLLRLLQCYPPPEDAAVKGRLVECLETVLNKAQEPPKSKKVQHSNAKNAILFETISLIIHYDSEPNLLVRACNQLGQFLQHRETNLRYLALESMCTLASSEFSHEAVKTHIDTVINALKTERDVSVRQRAADLLYAMCDRSNAKQIVSEMLRYLETADYAIREEIVLKVAILAEKYAVDYSWYVDTILNLIRIAGDYVSEEVWYRVLQIVTNRDDVQGYAAKTVFEALQAPACHENMVKVGGYILGEFGNLIAGDPRSSPPVQFSLLHSKFHLCSVATRALLLSTYIKFINLFPETKATIQGVLRAGSQLRNADVELQQRAVEYLTLSSVASTDVLATVLEEMPPFPERESSILAKLKRKKGPGAGSALDDGRRDPSSNDVNGGVEPTPSTVSTPSPSADLLGLRAAPPPAAPPATSGAGNLLVDVFSDGPAAQPSLGPTPEEAFLSELEPPAPESPMALLADPAPAADPGPEDIGPPIPEADELLNKFVCKNNGVLFENQLLQIGVKSEFRQNLGRMYLFYGNKTSVQFQNFSPTVVHPGDLQTQLAVQTKRVAAQVDGGAQVQQVLNIECLRDFLTPPLLSVRFRYGGAPQSLTLKLPVTINKFFQPTEMAAQDFFQRWKQLSLPQQEAQKIFKANHPMDAEVTKAKLLGFGSALLDNVDPNPENFVGAGIIQTKALQVGCLLRLEPNAQAQMYRLTLRTSKEPVSRHLCELLAQQF; translated from the exons ATGCCGGCCGTCTCCAAGGGCGATGGGATGCGGGGGCTCGCGGTGTTCATCTCCGACATCCGGAACT gTAAGAGCAAGGAGGCAGAGATTAAGAGAATCAATAAGGAACTGGCCAATATCCGCTCTAAGTTCAAAG GGGACAAAGCCTTGGACGGCTACAGTAAGAAAAAGTATGTGTGTAAACTGCTGTTCATCTTCCTGCTGGGGCACGACATTGACTTTGGGCACATGGAAGCTGTGAACCTGCTCAGCTCCAACAAGTACACGGAGAAGCAAATA GGTTACCTGTTCATCTCGGTTCTGGTGAACTCAAACTCCGAGCTGATCCGGCTCATCAATAACGCCATCAAGAATGACCTGGCCAGCCGTAACCCGACCTTCATGTGCCTGGCCCTGCATTGCATCGCCAACGTGGGCAGCCGTGAGATGGGCGAGGCCTTTGCCGCTGACATCCCACGCATCCTGGTGGCTGG GGACAGCATGGACAGCGTGAAACAGAGCGCGGCCCTGTGCCTGCTGCGACTCTACAAGGCCTCGCCTGACTTAGTGCCCATGGGCGAGTGGACGGCCCGCGTGGTGCACCTGCTCAACGACCAGCACATG GGTGTGGTCACGGCTGCTGTCAGCCTCATCACCTGTCTCTGCAAGAAGAACCCGGACGACTTTAAGACCTGCATCTCCCTGGCCGTGTCTCGCCTGAGCCGG ATCGTCTCCTCGGCCTCCACCGACCTCCAGGACTATACCTACTACTTCGTCCCGGCGCCCTGGCTCTCGGTGAAGCTTCTGCGTCTGCTGCAGTGCTACCCACCGCCAG AGGATGCTGCCGTGAAGGGACGGCTGGTGGAGTGTCTGGAGACCGTGCTCAACAAGGCCCAGGAGCCGCCCAAGTCCAAGAAGGTCCAGCACTCCAACGCCAAGAACGCCATCCTCTTCGAGACCATTAGCCTCATCATCCACTACGACAG TGAGCCCAACCTCCTGGTGCGAGCCTGCAACCAGCTGGGCCAGTTCCTGCAGCACCGGGAGACCAACCTCCGCTACCTGGCCCTGGAGAGCATGTGCACGCTGGCCAGCTCCGAGTTCTCCCACGAGGCGGTCAAGACCCACATCGACACGGTCATCAATGCCCTCAAG ACGGAGCGGGACGTCAGTGTGCGACAACGGGCGGCCGACCTCCTCTATGCCATGTGCGACCGGAGCAACGCCAAGCAGATCGTGTCGGAGATGCTTCGGTACCTGGAGACGGCCGACTACGCCATCCGCGAAGAGATC GTCCTGAAGGTGGCCATCCTGGCGGAGAAGTACGCAGTAGACTACAGCTGGTACGTGGACACCATCCTCAACCTCATCCGCATCGCGGGCGACTACGTGAGTGAGGAGGTGTGGTACCGCGTGCTGCAGATCGTCACCAACCGCGATGACGTCCAGGGCTACGCGGCCAAGACCGTCTTTGAG GCGCTCCAGGCCCCAGCCTGCCACGAGAACATGGTGAAGGTCGGCGGCTACATCCTCGGGGAGTTTGGGAATCTGATTGCTGGGGACCCCCGCTCCAG CCCCCCGGTGCAGTTCTCTCTGCTGCACTCCAAGTTCCACCTGTGCAGCGTGGCCACGCGGGCCCTGCTGCTGTCCACCTACATCAAGTTCATCAACCTCTTCCCGGAGACCAAGGCCACCATCCAGGGCGTTCTGCGGGCGGGCTCCCAGCTGCGCAACGCTGACGTGGAGCTGCAGCAGCGCGCCGTCGAGTACCTCACGCTCAGCTCGGTGGCCAGCACGGACGTCCTG GCCACGGTGCTGGAGGAGATGCCGCCCTTCCCCGAGCGCGAGTCATCCATCCTGGCCAAGCTGAAACGCAAGAAGGGCCCCGGGGCCGGCAGCGCCCTGGATGATGGCAGGAGGGACCCCAGCAGCAATGACGTCAACGGGGGCGTGGAGCCCACCCCTAGCACTGTG TCAACGCCCTCGCCCTCCGCCGACCTCCTGGGGCTgcgggcagcccctcccccagccgcaCCCCCAGCGACCTCGGGTGCAGGGAACCTCCTGGTGGACGTCTTCTCCGACGGCCCggctgcccagcccagcctggggcccaCGCCCGAGGAGGCCTTCCTCAG CGAGCTGGAGCCGCCTGCCCCTGAGAGCCCCATGGCTTTGCTGGCTGACCCAGCTCCAGCTGCTGA CCCAGGTCCTGAGGACATCGGCCCGCCCATCCCAGAAGCGGATGAGCTGCTGAATAA GTTCGTGTGCAAGAACAATGGGGTCCTGTTTGAGAACCAGCTGCTGCAGATTGGAGTCAAGTCCGAGTTCCGGCAGAACTTGG GCCGCATGTATCTGTTCTATGGCAACAAGACATCTGTGCAGTTCCAGAACTTCTCGCCCACTGTCGTCCACCCCGGCGACCTCCAGACT CAGCTGGCGGTGCAGACCAAGCGCGTGGCCGCGCAGGTGGACGGCGGGGCGCAGGTGCAGCAGGTGCTCAACATCGAGTGTCTGCGGGACTTCCTGACGCCCCCGCTCCTATCCGTGCGCTTCCG GTACGGGGGCGCCCCCCAGTCCCTCACCCTGAAGCTCCCCGTGACCATCAACAAGTTCTTCCAGCCCACAGAGATGGCGGCCCAGGACTTCTTCCAGCGCTGGAAGCAGCTGAGCCT